The DNA segment TATGCTGTTGATGCAATTATGCAAGCGACAAAAGGAGAATACATAGGTGCAGGGAAAAAACATCGAAGTCGAAATGGCGGAAACGATTCAGTATTGATTTACATAATTGCCATCATTGCATTTTTTTTGTTCAACGGAATTTTTAGAAAACGAAGAGGATTTATCGGTTCAAGTCGTGGGTGGAATTCTTCCGGAATGTTTCTCGGTGGTTTTGGAGGAGGAAGTGGTTTCGGAGGTTTTGGTGGGTTCAGTGGGGGTGGCGGAAGTTTTGGCGGTGGTGGCGCAAGTGGTTCATGGTAGTAGTTTCAGAAGTCATAGCGGAATCCAGTATAAAGAATGTTCTTAAAAAATAGAATAGATTCATTTCTTTCCAAAACAGAAAGAAATGAAATAGCGAACTTCATTCACTCGTTAGAGGAAAAAACTTCGGGAGAAATACGCGTTGCAGTAACTTTCAAACGAGGTTTTTTTGAGAAGAAGAAATCTCTTCAAGAACTTGCATTGAAAGCATTTTTTCGTTTGAAGATGAATAACACGCGAGACAAAACCGGCGTGTTGCTTTTCATTCTTGTTGGAGAAAAACAGTTTCACATTGTTGCTGATGAAGGAATTAACAAAAAAGTGGAAGATGGAACGTGGCAAAAAATTGCAACCGAACTTTCAGATTTTTTTAAGAATCAAAAATATAAAGATGGAATTATCTGCGTGCTGGATCACATTGGGAAAATTTTGTCGTTGAATTTTCCAAAGAAAAGCGATGATGCAAACGAATTAACGAACGAAATTAGTTTTCAATAAATATATTTCGTTCAATCTCAAAAATTATTAGTACTTTTTCAGAAAAAAAATATCATTTATCTATATTACATTTATGCCAAATACAATTTTTGTCAACGAAAACAAAACCGTTGAACAACCAGGAATTACTAACATTAGAAAACTTGCGATGAAAAATGGAGTTCAACTCTATAGCGGCATTGACGTTTTGTTGAATTGTCGCGGAAATGGCTTATGCGGAACGTGTCGCGTTGAAGTACTTGATGGAAAAGGAGTATCGCCAATGAAACCGATTGAAGAAGGTTCGATGATGGGGTGGATTCCTTTTTATGTTCGCAGCGTTCCGAAGCATCATCGCCTTGCTTGTCAAATGGATGCTGTCAATGATTGCCAAATAAAGACGCACCCTTTGTATGAAATTGACAGACAAGCATCGAAAGAACGAAGACAAATGTTTTTTGCGTGGAGTTTTTTTGGAGGAATATTTACCGCGATGATGATTTGGATGTTGTTGGATATGGTTCAAGTAGTGTAACGATAATTTTCTGAGAAATTGAATGAAGTTCAAAGCAATTGATTTATTGCTTTGAACTTTTTTTTTGAATTAGTGGAAACATTTATGGATTTTCACAAGTGAAAATTTTTGCTTGCAAACATGAGAAAGAGCGGTAAAATTTTATAGAGATTGAAACTTAAACGCATTTTTATAGTTGGCATACATTTCGCAATAATCATATACGTACAACTGAAATATGCATTACGAAAATAATTACTAAAAAAATTACGCTATGGCACTAATAGATTCAAAAACAGGAAACATTATCAGAGAATATTCAATTGATGAACTGAAAGAAAACGCACGATTTATGCGAGGATATAATCTTGTTGCACTTCATGCGGCTGGTTCAGGACATTCCGGCGGAACGCTTTCGATAATGGATATTACTGCGGCGTTGTATTTGCGAATAGCAAATGCAGACCCTAACAATGCTTTGTGGGAAGAAAGAGATAGAATAATTTGGTCAACTGGACACAAAGCACCGAGTTTGTATTTAGGTCTTGCGTTTGCCGGTTATTATCCGAGGGAAGATGTAATGCTCCTCCGCAAACTCTATTCGCCATTTCAAGGACATCCACATTGGTTAAAAGTTGCTGGAGTAGAGGCGTCAACCGGTTCATTGGGACAAGGACTAAGTATAGCAGTGGGAATTGCATTAGCAGGAAAAT comes from the Ignavibacteria bacterium genome and includes:
- a CDS encoding (2Fe-2S)-binding protein; the protein is MPNTIFVNENKTVEQPGITNIRKLAMKNGVQLYSGIDVLLNCRGNGLCGTCRVEVLDGKGVSPMKPIEEGSMMGWIPFYVRSVPKHHRLACQMDAVNDCQIKTHPLYEIDRQASKERRQMFFAWSFFGGIFTAMMIWMLLDMVQVV